From a region of the Candidatus Brocadia sp. genome:
- a CDS encoding IS66 family transposase — protein MTIENIDIDATLRKVEKLLSEEKGLSPAIRSMIELLVLVITLLVGRLNRNSRNSSKPPASDPNRTRKSRAKGERKAGGQEGHDGVTLKKVANPDKVEVIKVDRRKYPSGKYRLIGYESRQVFDMKISRVVTEYRAEIVEDAEGSRFVASFPEGVTKAVQYGPDLKAHAVYMSQYQLIPYKRIQEYFEEQMGIPLSEGSLYNFNKDAYESLEAFERKTKEELVKSEVLQADETSINKNGDRYWLHSASNSLWTHFFPHERRGTEAMDSIGILPQFRGILCHDHLKAYYTYTRCTHALCNAHHLRELEGVWEEDKKQPWAKEMKALLEEINRAVKDAGGLLENGESEKYRQRYRGILQNAEAESPPPDETNRKGKRGRVKRTKARNLLERLREYEGDVLRFMDNKNVPFTNNLAENDIRMTKVQQKISGCFRSLDGAKIFCLIRSYLSTCRKQGVNLSQALRMVFRGKLPDFASS, from the coding sequence TTGACGATAGAGAATATAGATATAGATGCAACGCTGCGGAAAGTAGAAAAGCTGCTTTCAGAGGAAAAAGGTCTGTCACCTGCCATAAGGTCAATGATAGAGTTGTTGGTGTTAGTGATAACGCTGCTGGTAGGACGTCTGAACCGGAACAGTCGCAACAGTAGTAAGCCGCCCGCAAGCGATCCGAATCGCACGAGAAAGAGCAGGGCGAAAGGAGAGAGGAAGGCAGGTGGGCAAGAGGGTCATGATGGAGTAACGCTGAAAAAGGTAGCCAATCCTGATAAGGTGGAAGTAATAAAAGTAGACCGGAGGAAGTATCCGAGCGGCAAATACAGGTTGATCGGTTATGAGTCGCGTCAGGTGTTTGATATGAAGATTTCAAGGGTGGTAACGGAGTATCGGGCAGAGATAGTTGAGGATGCGGAGGGAAGTAGGTTTGTAGCGTCATTTCCGGAAGGGGTGACAAAGGCAGTGCAGTATGGGCCGGATTTGAAAGCGCACGCAGTATATATGTCACAGTATCAATTGATACCCTATAAGAGGATCCAGGAGTATTTTGAGGAGCAGATGGGGATACCGCTGAGCGAAGGCTCTCTTTACAACTTTAACAAGGATGCCTACGAATCTCTGGAAGCCTTCGAGAGGAAAACCAAGGAAGAACTTGTCAAATCAGAGGTATTGCAGGCAGATGAAACGAGCATCAACAAGAACGGAGACAGGTATTGGCTGCATAGTGCATCCAATAGTTTGTGGACACACTTTTTCCCTCACGAAAGACGTGGGACGGAAGCGATGGATAGTATCGGGATACTGCCCCAGTTTCGGGGGATTCTTTGTCACGACCATTTGAAGGCGTATTACACCTACACCCGCTGTACACATGCGCTCTGTAATGCACACCACCTGAGGGAATTGGAGGGGGTGTGGGAAGAGGATAAGAAGCAACCGTGGGCGAAAGAGATGAAAGCCCTGCTCGAAGAGATAAACCGTGCGGTAAAGGATGCGGGGGGTTTGTTGGAAAACGGCGAGTCTGAGAAATACCGGCAAAGGTACCGGGGGATATTACAAAACGCAGAAGCTGAAAGCCCGCCCCCTGATGAAACGAACCGTAAGGGGAAAAGAGGGCGGGTAAAAAGGACAAAAGCACGGAATCTCCTGGAACGATTACGGGAGTATGAGGGTGATGTGCTCAGATTTATGGACAATAAAAACGTCCCCTTCACGAATAACCTGGCCGAAAACGATATCAGGATGACGAAGGTTCAGCAGAAGATATCGGGCTGTTTTCGTTCTCTGGACGGAGCGAAGATCTTCTGCCTCATCCGTAGTTATCTCTCGACTTGTCGAAAACAAGGGGTAAATTTAAGTCAGGCATTACGGATGGTATTTCGCGGCAAATTGCCTGATTTTGCCAGCTCGTAA
- the ltrA gene encoding group II intron reverse transcriptase/maturase, with protein MLKYHSLRDKVFSLRNLYAAFGHVKKNKGKAGLDRVSIKQFESDLENNLQAIHKELKTAIYNPAPVLRVYIPKGRHDKRPLGIPIVKDRVVQQAFRQIIEPIFEKEFSDNSFGFRPNRCCHDAIKRIEQYKQQGYRNILDADIKAFYDTIPHKLIMNSLREKIADGWVLNSIENMLKAGVMENGIVHETNQGTPQGGVISPLLANLIGDIIDKELEKAGYKFVRYADDFVVMTKTKEELPAALQYVKEIIEGKLEMKLSEDKTRLTNFKRGFRFLGYNFMGKNKGVSMKSLDKLKDAVRDITKRTQGVNLQAVIDTLNPAIRGHVNYFRLGNVQTVYRSLDCWVPGLRQV; from the coding sequence ATGCTTAAGTATCATTCTTTAAGAGACAAGGTATTCAGTCTGAGAAACCTTTATGCGGCTTTTGGGCACGTAAAGAAGAATAAAGGCAAGGCTGGTCTCGACAGGGTAAGTATTAAGCAGTTTGAAAGTGACCTTGAGAATAATCTACAAGCTATTCACAAGGAACTGAAAACCGCCATATACAACCCTGCGCCCGTCTTAAGGGTCTACATTCCCAAAGGCAGGCATGACAAGAGACCTCTTGGCATTCCCATTGTCAAGGACAGGGTAGTACAGCAGGCGTTCAGACAAATCATAGAGCCAATATTCGAGAAAGAATTCTCGGATAACAGCTTTGGATTTCGTCCAAACAGATGCTGTCATGATGCTATCAAACGGATTGAACAGTATAAGCAGCAAGGGTATCGGAACATTTTGGACGCCGATATAAAGGCGTTCTATGACACCATACCTCACAAGCTTATCATGAACTCCTTGCGTGAGAAAATCGCTGACGGATGGGTTTTGAACAGTATCGAGAACATGCTCAAGGCAGGGGTCATGGAGAACGGCATCGTGCACGAGACAAATCAAGGCACTCCGCAAGGAGGCGTCATATCCCCCTTGCTTGCAAACCTTATCGGTGACATCATCGACAAGGAGCTTGAAAAGGCAGGATATAAATTTGTCCGCTATGCCGATGACTTCGTTGTCATGACTAAAACAAAAGAAGAACTCCCTGCCGCCCTTCAGTACGTCAAAGAAATCATCGAAGGGAAACTTGAAATGAAGCTGAGCGAGGATAAAACCAGGCTCACCAACTTCAAACGAGGCTTCCGGTTTCTCGGATATAATTTCATGGGCAAGAACAAGGGTGTAAGCATGAAATCCCTGGACAAACTCAAGGACGCCGTCAGAGACATCACCAAACGCACACAAGGCGTCAACCTGCAAGCCGTCATTGATACATTAAATCCTGCCATAAGGGGACATGTCAACTATTTTCGGCTGGGCAATGTACAAACGGTATATCGCTCGTTAGACTGCTGGGTACCAGGGCTACGTCAAGTATAA
- the cas6 gene encoding CRISPR system precrRNA processing endoribonuclease RAMP protein Cas6, which yields MISTFTFSVFRVTLRAREDLHLPGYKGSAIRGSFGHTFRKVVCLFGKRDCSGCDISRQCVYAYLFETIADKNDPFLRNRDKAAHPYIIRPPLDEKERYETGEDMVFDLILVGRAVDYLPYFAYAFILMGEQGLGRGRGKFTLQAIDALGLNGSRLAVYRSGDDRLKRETLSITGDEILKSRPVVPEACTLQFLTRLDLKEKGRYPEPDFSLLFRSLLRRIATLGHLHCGLDFRSLDFGGLSHAAEKIGTVTSKLRREEAVRYSNRQRRRMPFGGLLGEITFAGDLSPFWPFMLLGEWMHVGKKTSFGLGRYFVKTAHGREGG from the coding sequence ATGATCTCCACCTTTACCTTTTCTGTATTCCGGGTGACACTCAGGGCAAGGGAAGACTTGCATTTACCCGGATACAAGGGCTCGGCGATCCGCGGCAGCTTTGGCCATACCTTCAGAAAGGTCGTCTGTCTGTTCGGGAAAAGGGATTGCAGTGGGTGTGATATTTCCCGGCAATGCGTCTATGCGTATCTATTTGAAACAATTGCCGACAAAAACGATCCCTTTCTGAGAAACAGGGACAAGGCGGCGCACCCGTACATCATTCGCCCTCCCCTGGATGAAAAGGAGCGCTACGAGACGGGCGAAGATATGGTCTTCGATCTTATCCTCGTGGGCAGGGCCGTTGATTATCTTCCCTATTTTGCGTACGCCTTCATCCTTATGGGGGAACAGGGTCTGGGCAGGGGCAGGGGCAAATTTACCCTTCAGGCAATAGATGCCCTGGGGTTAAACGGGAGCCGTCTTGCCGTCTACCGATCAGGCGATGACCGATTAAAAAGAGAAACCCTGTCCATAACCGGCGATGAGATATTGAAGAGCAGACCCGTTGTGCCGGAGGCATGTACGCTGCAATTTTTAACCCGGCTGGATCTGAAGGAAAAAGGCAGGTATCCTGAACCCGATTTCAGCCTCTTGTTCCGCTCCCTGCTCAGGCGTATTGCCACCCTTGGCCATCTCCATTGCGGACTCGACTTCAGGAGCCTGGATTTTGGGGGATTAAGCCATGCGGCAGAGAAGATCGGAACCGTAACGTCAAAATTGCGCCGGGAAGAGGCCGTCCGGTATTCAAACCGGCAGCGGCGCCGCATGCCCTTTGGTGGCTTGCTGGGTGAGATTACCTTTGCCGGTGACCTGTCCCCTTTCTGGCCGTTCATGCTTCTGGGAGAGTGGATGCATGTGGGGAAGAAGACGAGTTTTGGCCTGGGAAGGTACTTCGTTAAAACAGCGCACGGGCGCGAAGGCGGATGA
- the cas2 gene encoding CRISPR-associated endonuclease Cas2 gives MVIAYDITSDRRRSKLVKVLKDYGTRVNYSVFECEMGKEALVELKKKITEIVNKKRDSVLFYELCKGCRGKMDSIGMKGSDESHGIITI, from the coding sequence ATGGTAATAGCATATGATATCACGTCTGACCGCAGGCGCAGTAAACTCGTAAAGGTGTTGAAAGATTATGGCACAAGGGTAAATTACAGCGTTTTTGAGTGTGAAATGGGAAAAGAAGCCCTGGTTGAATTGAAAAAAAAGATCACTGAAATAGTAAACAAAAAAAGAGACAGCGTCCTCTTTTATGAATTGTGCAAAGGGTGCAGGGGAAAAATGGATTCTATCGGAATGAAAGGGTCAGATGAATCTCACGGCATCATTACTATTTAG
- the bioF gene encoding 8-amino-7-oxononanoate synthase codes for MEKDFILCELEELQNRALLRDYKTIEGAQDSCVQINGRSYLSFCSNNYLGLANHPKVKQASIEAIRQYGWGTGASRLVSGNMTLHQELEKTIAAFKGTEESILFPTGYMANLGALCALVSKGDIVIGDKLNHASIIDGCRLSGATFRIYPHKDVSQLASLLQRSSGYRRKLVVTDSVFSMDGDTASLPETADIARRYDAMLMVDDAHATGVFGKQGKGFIEHCGLEGKIDVVMGSLSKAIGSIGGFIAGSKPLIAFLKNKARPFIYTTALPPAVCAASLAGLTLIRDDASLIDGLWKNIHEVKSRLSKFANTPAVESPIIPLIVGSAEDAAKLSAKLYENGILIPAIRPPTVPPNTSRLRISLMATHSEDDIRRLMNLLQCIGLLTRENTGNHG; via the coding sequence ATGGAAAAAGATTTTATTTTGTGCGAGTTAGAGGAATTACAAAATCGCGCCTTGCTCCGTGATTACAAAACGATTGAAGGCGCGCAGGATTCCTGTGTTCAGATAAACGGCAGATCGTATCTGTCGTTTTGCTCAAACAACTACCTCGGACTCGCCAACCATCCAAAGGTAAAACAGGCGTCCATTGAGGCTATCCGGCAATACGGATGGGGTACGGGCGCATCGCGGCTGGTTTCCGGGAATATGACCCTTCACCAGGAACTGGAAAAAACCATTGCAGCATTTAAAGGAACAGAGGAGTCCATCTTATTTCCAACGGGTTACATGGCGAACCTGGGCGCCCTCTGCGCCCTTGTCTCAAAAGGAGATATTGTCATCGGCGACAAACTGAACCATGCCAGCATCATTGACGGCTGCCGCCTCTCCGGCGCCACGTTCCGTATCTATCCGCACAAGGATGTCAGCCAACTAGCGTCATTGTTACAAAGATCTTCAGGGTATCGGAGAAAGCTGGTCGTTACCGACAGCGTGTTTAGTATGGATGGCGACACGGCCTCCTTGCCGGAGACTGCGGACATTGCCAGGAGATACGATGCCATGCTCATGGTGGACGACGCCCACGCAACCGGGGTGTTTGGGAAACAGGGGAAAGGTTTTATTGAACACTGCGGGCTTGAAGGAAAAATCGATGTTGTTATGGGGTCGTTGAGCAAGGCGATTGGCAGCATCGGCGGATTTATTGCAGGGAGTAAGCCTCTCATTGCATTTTTAAAAAACAAGGCCCGCCCCTTTATCTACACCACGGCGCTGCCGCCAGCCGTCTGCGCTGCCTCACTGGCAGGGCTAACCCTTATCCGGGACGATGCGTCACTCATTGACGGGTTATGGAAGAATATTCACGAGGTAAAGTCCCGGTTATCGAAATTCGCAAATACCCCCGCAGTAGAAAGCCCCATCATTCCTCTCATTGTTGGATCGGCAGAGGACGCCGCCAAACTATCGGCCAAACTCTACGAAAATGGCATCTTAATCCCTGCAATCCGGCCACCGACGGTACCGCCCAACACAAGCCGGTTACGGATATCCCTCATGGCCACCCACAGCGAGGATGATATCAGGCGGCTGATGAACCTGCTGCAATGCATTGGACTATTAACCCGTGAAAATACGGGGAACCACGGCTAG
- the bioB gene encoding biotin synthase BioB, with the protein MLPICFHQQPRDKGNVFPYSRAYPSIRGSRSLAMNDTIKNIANQSLQNKPISREDALFIIHREGDEIHDLFYWANQIRLRYFGHSVKACSIVSAKQGQCTEDCSFCSQSARYHTGVEEFPLVDASKILDVAQCAEQTGASSLGIVTSGYGIKNARDLRSICAAIEEVAKHSHIQPHGSFGTLTKETAESLVKSGLKRLNHNLETSERFFPGICSTHTFHDRVNTIRYAKEAGLEICSGAIFGLGESREDRIDLAFTLKSLEVDVVPLNFLHPVSGTPLANAIPLTPMEALKIIAVFRFILPDKEIKIAGGREKNLRDLQSWMFYAGANSTMMGNYLTTTGRKVEDDFQMIKDLGLQLAGNQG; encoded by the coding sequence ATGCTCCCTATCTGTTTTCATCAGCAACCGCGGGACAAAGGAAATGTTTTCCCGTATTCACGGGCATATCCGTCCATTCGTGGCTCACGATCCCTGGCAATGAACGATACAATAAAAAATATTGCAAACCAATCCCTGCAAAACAAGCCCATCAGCCGGGAAGACGCCCTTTTTATCATACACAGGGAAGGAGACGAAATCCATGACCTGTTCTATTGGGCTAATCAGATACGGTTGCGGTATTTTGGCCATTCCGTGAAGGCGTGCTCTATCGTCAGCGCCAAACAAGGGCAATGCACTGAGGATTGCAGTTTTTGTTCCCAGTCTGCCCGTTATCACACCGGAGTAGAAGAATTCCCGCTCGTTGACGCCAGCAAAATACTCGACGTTGCCCAATGCGCCGAACAGACCGGAGCTTCCTCCCTCGGCATCGTCACCAGCGGGTATGGAATAAAGAACGCCCGCGATCTCAGGAGTATCTGCGCCGCAATTGAAGAAGTGGCAAAGCATTCCCATATCCAGCCCCACGGCTCCTTCGGGACATTGACAAAAGAAACGGCAGAATCTTTGGTAAAATCCGGCTTAAAACGGCTCAACCACAACCTGGAGACGTCTGAAAGGTTTTTCCCAGGGATTTGTTCAACCCATACCTTTCATGACCGGGTAAACACCATTCGGTATGCAAAGGAGGCCGGATTAGAAATCTGCAGCGGCGCAATATTTGGACTGGGAGAGAGCAGGGAGGATCGCATTGACCTCGCGTTTACCCTGAAAAGCCTGGAGGTGGACGTCGTTCCCCTCAATTTTTTACATCCCGTATCCGGAACACCCCTGGCGAACGCTATTCCTTTGACGCCCATGGAAGCGCTCAAAATTATCGCCGTCTTTCGTTTTATTTTGCCTGACAAAGAAATCAAGATTGCCGGTGGCCGTGAAAAGAATCTGAGGGACTTACAGTCATGGATGTTTTACGCAGGCGCCAACAGCACGATGATGGGAAACTACCTGACGACGACGGGGAGAAAGGTTGAAGACGACTTTCAAATGATCAAAGACCTGGGATTACAATTGGCAGGCAATCAGGGCTGA
- a CDS encoding molybdenum cofactor guanylyltransferase has protein sequence MTAIILAGGKSRRMGFNKALLSYDKKTFIEHQIARLKTIFDEIIISANDAAVYAHLNLPIVSDIMPEKGPLSGICAGLIRSSSHHAFVVACDMPFVQEKAILCLREHIGDYDVVVPQTSRGLEPLHAFYSRNCIQPIRQCLDEGKLRIIDFFPMVKARIIHEQEWKELDGSTLSVTNLNTPEEYQKYFGHT, from the coding sequence GTGACAGCGATTATTCTGGCGGGGGGAAAAAGCCGGAGGATGGGTTTTAATAAGGCGCTTCTTTCGTATGACAAGAAGACGTTCATCGAGCATCAGATTGCCCGACTGAAAACCATCTTTGACGAAATCATCATTTCTGCTAATGATGCCGCCGTCTATGCCCATCTGAATTTGCCCATTGTGTCCGATATCATGCCTGAAAAAGGGCCGCTCAGCGGTATCTGTGCCGGATTGATCCGCTCTTCAAGCCACCACGCCTTTGTGGTCGCCTGTGATATGCCCTTTGTGCAAGAAAAGGCAATTCTCTGCCTCAGGGAACATATCGGCGACTACGATGTCGTTGTGCCACAGACCAGCCGCGGGCTGGAACCCCTCCATGCCTTTTACTCCCGAAATTGCATTCAGCCGATCCGCCAATGCCTTGATGAGGGGAAATTGCGTATCATCGATTTTTTTCCCATGGTGAAGGCAAGGATCATTCATGAGCAGGAATGGAAAGAACTCGACGGGTCCACGTTGTCCGTAACAAACCTGAATACCCCCGAAGAATACCAGAAATACTTCGGTCATACCTGA
- the bfr gene encoding bacterioferritin has product MKGNAKVIEVLNEVLTAEITAINQYFIHAKMCENWGYLLLYEDTEKRAIEEMKHAENLIERILYLEGIPVITKLDKISVGSAVKEQTENDYGLEKVAIHRLQRAIKLCIDEADGGSRELLEHILLDEERHANDLEAYLQQIKDMGIQNFLVTQVHKKDKS; this is encoded by the coding sequence ATGAAAGGAAACGCAAAGGTTATTGAAGTGCTCAATGAGGTGCTGACGGCGGAAATTACAGCGATTAATCAATATTTTATCCACGCCAAGATGTGCGAAAACTGGGGATATCTACTTCTGTACGAAGACACCGAAAAAAGGGCTATAGAAGAGATGAAACATGCGGAAAATCTGATTGAACGTATTTTGTATTTAGAAGGCATCCCCGTTATCACCAAGCTTGATAAAATCAGTGTGGGGTCTGCGGTAAAAGAACAAACCGAGAATGACTACGGACTCGAAAAGGTTGCCATACACAGGCTTCAAAGGGCTATCAAACTATGCATTGATGAAGCCGATGGTGGCTCACGTGAGTTGCTTGAACACATCCTCCTTGACGAGGAACGGCATGCGAATGACCTGGAGGCATACCTCCAGCAAATCAAGGACATGGGGATTCAGAATTTCCTGGTCACGCAGGTGCATAAAAAGGATAAATCTTAG
- a CDS encoding aspartate kinase, translating into MGLIVQKFGGTSVANAERIKAAAKRIVETYKAGNQVIVVVSARGQTTDELIDLAREITDTPSTREMDMLMSTGEQISIALVAMAIHALGYPAVSFTGGQVGIVTDSYHTKARIRNISTDRIKKEVDNGTIVIVAGFQGIDANENITTLGRGGSDTTAVALAAIMKADRCDIFTDVDGIYTADPRKVPHARKLDKVSYDEILELASLGAQVMHSRSIEFAKKYDVPLYVCSSFNNKEGTLICKEAKEMEDIVVSGVAVSKDDAKITIRAVPDVPGQAAKIFHEIAKRNINVDMIIQNASIEGRADVTFTVPRSDLREALNVAEKIRKDLGAKEVLHDSKIAKLSVVGIGMRSHCGVAEKMFSVLAMEKINIQMISTSEIKISCVIDEAHADRALRTVHTAFGLDKVEKEEVVKV; encoded by the coding sequence ATGGGACTTATTGTACAAAAATTTGGCGGCACCTCGGTTGCAAATGCAGAACGCATCAAGGCTGCTGCAAAACGGATTGTTGAGACGTATAAGGCGGGGAATCAGGTCATTGTGGTAGTCTCGGCAAGGGGCCAAACGACGGATGAATTGATTGACCTTGCCCGTGAAATAACCGACACCCCATCGACGCGGGAGATGGACATGCTCATGTCTACCGGCGAACAGATTTCCATTGCCCTTGTGGCTATGGCGATCCATGCCCTTGGGTATCCTGCGGTCTCTTTCACCGGCGGACAGGTGGGCATCGTTACGGACAGCTATCATACCAAGGCGCGCATTAGAAACATCAGTACGGACCGTATAAAAAAGGAAGTAGATAACGGCACGATCGTTATTGTTGCCGGGTTCCAGGGGATTGATGCAAATGAAAATATTACCACCCTTGGACGGGGTGGTTCGGATACCACAGCCGTGGCCCTGGCCGCGATTATGAAAGCAGACCGGTGTGATATTTTTACCGATGTGGATGGAATTTATACGGCCGACCCACGAAAGGTTCCTCATGCACGCAAGCTTGATAAGGTATCGTACGACGAGATCCTGGAACTGGCGAGCCTGGGCGCGCAGGTGATGCATTCCCGTTCTATTGAATTTGCAAAAAAATATGACGTTCCGCTGTATGTCTGTTCGAGTTTCAACAACAAAGAAGGGACGTTGATTTGTAAGGAGGCGAAAGAGATGGAAGATATTGTGGTAAGTGGTGTGGCGGTAAGCAAGGATGACGCAAAGATTACGATCCGGGCAGTACCGGATGTCCCTGGCCAGGCAGCCAAGATTTTTCATGAGATTGCCAAGAGAAATATTAACGTCGACATGATTATCCAGAATGCCAGTATTGAGGGCCGGGCGGATGTGACGTTTACCGTGCCCCGGAGCGATTTGCGGGAGGCATTGAATGTTGCGGAGAAGATCAGGAAAGATCTCGGGGCGAAGGAGGTGCTGCACGACAGCAAGATCGCAAAACTTTCAGTTGTGGGCATTGGCATGCGGAGCCACTGTGGTGTGGCGGAAAAGATGTTTAGCGTACTGGCAATGGAAAAGATCAATATCCAGATGATCAGCACCTCAGAGATCAAGATTTCCTGCGTCATCGATGAAGCGCATGCAGACCGCGCCTTACGGACGGTTCATACCGCCTTCGGGCTGGATAAAGTGGAAAAAGAAGAGGTTGTGAAAGTGTAA
- a CDS encoding DUF4197 domain-containing protein, giving the protein MKKQYSAIMLVVMLTVGTAYGGFLSDLFKKGGTAASKVKLDESTVTAGIKEALSLATDKTVTSLSSLDGYFANKSVKIVMPEKIQKVADTLGKFGFQRQVDDFVLSMNRAAEKAAPVAREHFVDAIKQMTVKDARKILEGGDTAATDFFREKTYNKLYDSFKPTISDSMDHVGVTNYYKDMMGKFTAIPFMNAASVDLDDYVTNEALDGLFHMVGEEEKKIRKDPAARVTDLLKEVFGGAT; this is encoded by the coding sequence ATGAAAAAGCAATATAGTGCAATAATGCTGGTAGTGATGCTGACGGTTGGCACGGCGTATGGCGGGTTTCTCAGCGACCTTTTTAAAAAAGGGGGCACCGCTGCTTCAAAGGTCAAACTTGATGAAAGCACGGTCACGGCGGGGATAAAGGAGGCGCTCTCCCTTGCAACAGATAAAACGGTGACTTCTCTATCCTCTCTCGATGGTTATTTTGCCAATAAGTCGGTTAAGATTGTGATGCCTGAAAAGATCCAGAAGGTTGCTGATACCTTGGGGAAATTTGGATTCCAGAGGCAGGTTGACGACTTTGTCCTGAGCATGAACCGCGCAGCGGAAAAGGCGGCACCGGTCGCCAGAGAACATTTCGTTGATGCGATAAAACAGATGACAGTCAAAGATGCCAGGAAGATATTAGAAGGTGGAGACACGGCGGCTACTGATTTTTTCAGGGAGAAAACGTACAATAAACTCTACGATTCATTCAAACCAACGATTTCCGACTCCATGGACCATGTGGGGGTTACCAATTATTATAAGGATATGATGGGTAAATTTACGGCGATTCCTTTTATGAACGCCGCATCCGTTGATCTGGATGATTATGTGACAAACGAGGCTCTTGACGGGCTTTTTCACATGGTCGGTGAGGAAGAAAAGAAGATCAGAAAAGATCCCGCGGCGCGGGTAACAGACCTCCTGAAAGAGGTGTTTGGTGGAGCAACGTAA